A genome region from Akkermansiaceae bacterium includes the following:
- a CDS encoding neutral zinc metallopeptidase, whose amino-acid sequence MEWKGRQGSRNVEDARGSSGGGGMRGGGMGMGLLSLIGRKFGIKGILIAGIAFLLLWKMGIVDLNMLMGGSPVASSPAQISPQEQERFEFAKVVLADTEKVWKEEFSRIGKTYREPVMQVYRERTHTACGAGSAEMGPFYCPGDMKVYIDLGFYDELAKTFQAPGDFAQAYVIAHEVGHHVQKLLGYSEMVAAKRGQADYNEWSVRLELQADFLAGVWAHHNSEYLEKGDIEEAMRAANAIGDDAIQKKMQGRVVPHSFTHGTSEQRMRWFNKGLRSGKIEDGDTFSMPYSQL is encoded by the coding sequence ATGGAATGGAAAGGCAGGCAAGGCAGCAGGAACGTTGAGGATGCGCGCGGCAGCTCCGGCGGCGGGGGGATGCGCGGCGGCGGGATGGGTATGGGATTGCTCTCCCTCATCGGGCGGAAATTCGGGATCAAGGGAATCCTGATCGCGGGGATCGCTTTCCTGCTGCTGTGGAAAATGGGGATCGTGGATCTCAATATGTTGATGGGAGGCAGCCCAGTGGCCTCGTCCCCGGCGCAGATCAGCCCGCAGGAGCAGGAGAGGTTCGAGTTCGCGAAAGTGGTTCTGGCGGACACCGAGAAGGTCTGGAAAGAGGAGTTTTCCCGGATCGGCAAGACCTACCGCGAGCCGGTGATGCAGGTTTACCGGGAGCGAACACACACCGCCTGCGGGGCCGGAAGCGCGGAGATGGGCCCCTTCTATTGCCCGGGCGACATGAAGGTTTACATCGACCTCGGATTTTACGACGAGCTCGCAAAGACCTTCCAGGCGCCGGGGGATTTCGCCCAGGCGTATGTCATCGCGCACGAAGTGGGGCACCATGTCCAGAAATTGCTGGGATACTCGGAGATGGTCGCCGCGAAACGCGGGCAAGCGGATTACAACGAATGGTCCGTGCGGCTGGAACTGCAGGCGGATTTCCTGGCAGGCGTCTGGGCACACCACAACAGCGAATACCTGGAGAAGGGCGACATCGAGGAGGCGATGCGCGCTGCAAACGCGATCGGCGACGATGCGATCCAGAAAAAGATGCAGGGCCGCGTGGTGCCTCATTCCTTCACCCATGGCACTTCGGAGCAGCGCATGCGCTGGTTCAACAAGGGGCTGAGGAGCGGGAAGATCGAGGACGGGGACACCTTTTCCATGCCGTATTCCCAGCTATAG
- a CDS encoding sodium/solute symporter (Members of the Solute:Sodium Symporter (SSS), TC 2.A.21 as described in tcdb.org, catalyze solute:Na+ symport. Known solutes for members of the family include sugars, amino acids, nucleosides, inositols, vitamins, urea or anions, depending on the system.), protein MFIGAIETHFTGLDWGVVLCYMLLTTWIGHALSGKNATIRDFFLGGRSLPWWAVSGSMIATEISALTFIGVPGGVFALNGDWTYLQWGIGSIIARFAVGYWLVPLYFKEEIYSPYDYMGARLGEGVKRLVTGLFSLGAILGQSVRVLVTALILETVTGLSTEACILSIGAFAVVWTLLGGMRTVIWTDVIQFGVFIFGGLLAFGWLVGNLGMDTIWQINSAAGPDGSVDKLRIFDFTFPWDSPLLHYTFWVGVVAMPFQNFAAFGTDQLNAQRIFCCGSEKDARKAVVWSSVSLLTTLLMLAVGSGLFAWYAVKGLSPDEALKFAENPNFVFPVWITTVLPPGITGLILAGAFAAAISSLDSVLAALSQTSLSAIYGRERLEHEADGKRMVFRSRMAVVIWALILSGVAILLAGGYAQSENKNLIDLAFGMVAYTYGPLLGVLLAAILPGRRSVRGLFVGVAASVLIVAWMRPELGQILSAVGLGHLADTLSSFRPGIAFPWFYPLNAAITFLCGMLPLGGHRPMEFR, encoded by the coding sequence ATGTTCATCGGCGCGATCGAAACGCATTTCACGGGGCTGGATTGGGGAGTGGTGCTTTGCTACATGCTGCTGACCACCTGGATCGGCCATGCGCTCAGCGGAAAGAACGCGACGATCCGCGACTTCTTCCTCGGCGGCAGGTCGCTTCCGTGGTGGGCGGTGAGCGGCTCGATGATCGCCACCGAGATCAGCGCGCTGACTTTCATCGGCGTCCCGGGCGGGGTCTTCGCGCTCAACGGCGACTGGACATACCTGCAATGGGGGATCGGCTCCATCATCGCGCGCTTCGCGGTCGGATACTGGCTGGTGCCGCTGTATTTCAAGGAGGAGATCTACAGCCCCTACGACTACATGGGCGCCCGCCTCGGAGAGGGCGTGAAACGGCTTGTCACGGGGCTCTTCTCGCTGGGAGCCATCCTCGGGCAGAGCGTCAGGGTTCTTGTCACGGCTCTCATTTTGGAAACCGTCACCGGCCTTTCCACCGAGGCGTGCATCCTCTCCATCGGCGCGTTCGCAGTGGTGTGGACCCTGTTAGGCGGGATGCGCACCGTCATCTGGACGGATGTCATCCAGTTCGGCGTTTTCATTTTCGGCGGCCTGCTGGCCTTCGGCTGGCTGGTCGGCAACCTGGGCATGGATACGATCTGGCAAATCAACTCCGCGGCCGGGCCGGACGGCTCCGTAGACAAGCTCAGGATCTTCGATTTCACCTTCCCTTGGGACAGCCCCCTGCTGCACTACACCTTCTGGGTGGGTGTGGTCGCGATGCCGTTCCAGAACTTCGCCGCCTTCGGCACGGACCAGCTCAACGCCCAGCGCATCTTCTGCTGCGGCTCTGAAAAGGATGCGCGCAAGGCGGTGGTCTGGAGCAGTGTCTCCCTGCTGACAACCCTGCTGATGCTGGCCGTGGGTTCCGGGCTTTTCGCATGGTATGCGGTCAAGGGATTGTCCCCTGATGAGGCGTTGAAATTCGCGGAGAACCCGAACTTCGTATTCCCCGTCTGGATCACCACGGTGCTGCCGCCGGGCATCACCGGGCTCATCCTCGCGGGTGCCTTCGCGGCCGCGATCTCAAGCCTGGACTCCGTTCTGGCCGCACTTTCGCAGACATCGCTTTCCGCCATCTACGGGCGCGAGAGACTGGAGCATGAGGCGGACGGGAAACGGATGGTTTTCCGATCGCGCATGGCCGTGGTGATCTGGGCGCTGATCCTTTCCGGCGTGGCGATCCTGCTGGCCGGCGGCTACGCACAGAGCGAGAACAAGAACCTCATCGACCTCGCCTTCGGCATGGTCGCCTACACCTACGGGCCTTTGCTAGGTGTGCTGCTTGCCGCAATCCTGCCGGGCCGGAGGAGCGTCAGGGGCCTGTTTGTCGGCGTTGCCGCCTCGGTCCTCATCGTAGCCTGGATGCGGCCGGAGCTAGGTCAGATCCTCTCCGCCGTCGGGCTTGGGCACCTTGCGGACACTCTTTCCTCCTTCCGCCCCGGCATCGCTTTCCCATGGTTCTATCCGCTCAATGCGGCCATCACGTTCCTCTGCGGCATGCTTCCTCTCGGCGGGCACAGACCGATGGAATTCCGGTGA
- a CDS encoding redoxin domain-containing protein → MKKNPAIRLQILVLGLSTCLLCAEGEVAEPGHSHQGESFNEGPRQSYGLIGRTGDVTIPIQTGWEQGQGYFDQGLGQLHGFWYYEAERSFRQIAAHDPDCAMAYWGMAMANTENPERAKGFIEKAEARRENAGPHGRAYIAALANFLDGKPADEKARRQEMIRDLENLVHDFPDDIEAKAFLAGTIWQFSYKPPQIPITSHEAVDALLQQVLAVKPMHPAHHYRIHLWDKRKPERALDSAAKLGFTAPAIAHMWHMPGHIYSNLHRYEDAAWHQQASARVDHAQMAEHRLLPDQIHNYAHNNEWLARNWMNLGNREAAIGMAKSLLANPRHPKFNSLEGKAHSYRYGRMRLIEFLESFELWEEALELASGEWLEPLDLPEHEIPRLRLIALANFKLGKKDGLAAALTGFDRLSELAKKEHRTAQEEARKKAEAEKRKPDEIDKLAKDAGRAPGQQMDRLKKLRTEAEAWLAALDGDKDEALGALAASTRPKHAVALDYMALGELEKADGISKGEAGGDKRLALPLAARVEILARLESTEELRETFGKLRAVSSQIDLAAPPFARLSPIARSLGYPDDWRLPYVPAADFGARPDVAPLGPLHWEPSVAPGFVLPDQKGEAVALESRRGKPLVLIFYLGYGCLHCSDQLNAIAGRIGEFTAAGLPVLAISTDSVAELAKSQENYSEGGGAFPFPLLADAEKGAFKAYGAHDDFEGKALHGTFLIDPEGKILWADIAADPFMDLDFLIKESLRLLRLHAKG, encoded by the coding sequence TTGAAGAAAAATCCAGCCATCCGCCTCCAGATCCTTGTCCTCGGCCTCTCCACCTGCCTGCTCTGTGCGGAAGGCGAGGTTGCGGAGCCAGGCCACTCCCACCAGGGCGAGTCCTTCAACGAGGGCCCGCGCCAGTCCTATGGCCTGATCGGTAGGACGGGCGATGTGACGATCCCGATCCAGACCGGCTGGGAGCAAGGGCAGGGATACTTCGACCAAGGGCTGGGGCAGCTCCACGGTTTCTGGTACTATGAGGCGGAGCGTTCGTTCCGCCAGATCGCCGCCCATGATCCCGATTGCGCGATGGCTTACTGGGGCATGGCGATGGCGAACACGGAGAATCCGGAACGCGCCAAGGGTTTCATCGAGAAGGCGGAAGCGCGCCGCGAAAACGCAGGGCCGCATGGGCGGGCTTACATTGCGGCATTGGCGAATTTCCTCGATGGGAAACCGGCCGACGAGAAGGCGCGGAGACAGGAGATGATACGCGACCTTGAAAACCTGGTGCATGATTTTCCGGATGACATCGAGGCGAAGGCATTCCTCGCGGGGACGATCTGGCAATTTTCCTACAAGCCGCCGCAGATCCCCATCACCAGCCATGAGGCTGTGGATGCGCTGTTGCAGCAGGTGCTGGCGGTCAAGCCGATGCACCCGGCGCACCATTACCGCATCCACCTGTGGGACAAGAGGAAGCCGGAGCGGGCGTTGGACTCCGCGGCCAAGCTCGGCTTCACCGCGCCGGCCATCGCCCACATGTGGCACATGCCGGGGCACATCTATTCGAACCTGCACCGCTATGAGGATGCCGCATGGCACCAGCAGGCATCCGCCCGGGTGGATCACGCGCAGATGGCGGAGCACCGCCTGCTGCCGGACCAGATCCACAACTACGCCCACAACAACGAATGGCTGGCGCGAAACTGGATGAACCTCGGCAACCGCGAGGCTGCCATCGGGATGGCGAAATCGCTTCTCGCCAATCCGCGCCACCCGAAGTTCAACTCGCTGGAAGGCAAGGCGCACTCGTATCGCTACGGGCGGATGCGGCTCATCGAGTTCCTGGAAAGCTTCGAGCTGTGGGAAGAGGCGCTCGAACTCGCCTCCGGAGAATGGCTGGAGCCGCTGGATCTGCCTGAGCACGAGATCCCACGGCTGCGCCTGATCGCCCTCGCGAATTTCAAGCTGGGGAAAAAGGACGGCCTGGCAGCCGCTCTAACGGGTTTCGACCGGCTTTCGGAACTCGCGAAGAAGGAGCACAGGACGGCGCAGGAGGAGGCCAGGAAAAAAGCGGAGGCGGAAAAAAGGAAGCCGGATGAAATCGACAAGCTCGCCAAGGACGCGGGAAGGGCGCCGGGGCAGCAGATGGATCGCCTCAAGAAACTGCGCACCGAGGCGGAGGCCTGGCTTGCGGCGCTGGATGGCGATAAGGATGAAGCACTCGGTGCGCTCGCGGCGAGCACGCGCCCAAAGCACGCCGTCGCCCTCGATTACATGGCGCTGGGGGAGCTCGAGAAAGCTGACGGCATAAGCAAGGGGGAGGCGGGCGGCGACAAGCGGCTCGCCCTCCCGCTCGCGGCGAGGGTGGAGATCCTGGCCCGGCTGGAGAGTACGGAAGAGCTGCGCGAGACCTTTGGGAAATTGCGAGCGGTTTCCTCACAGATCGATCTTGCGGCCCCTCCGTTCGCGCGGCTTTCGCCCATCGCCCGGAGCCTCGGGTATCCGGATGACTGGCGGCTGCCCTATGTGCCTGCCGCGGATTTCGGGGCGCGCCCGGATGTCGCCCCCCTCGGGCCGCTGCATTGGGAGCCGTCCGTTGCACCCGGCTTCGTGTTACCTGATCAGAAGGGCGAAGCGGTCGCCCTGGAGTCCCGCCGGGGCAAGCCCTTGGTCCTCATATTCTATCTCGGCTACGGATGCCTGCATTGCTCGGATCAGCTCAATGCGATCGCCGGACGCATCGGCGAATTCACGGCGGCAGGGCTGCCGGTTCTGGCCATCAGCACGGACAGCGTCGCGGAGCTCGCGAAGTCCCAGGAAAACTATTCGGAAGGCGGCGGGGCTTTCCCGTTCCCGCTCCTAGCCGATGCGGAAAAGGGTGCTTTCAAGGCCTATGGAGCGCATGACGACTTCGAGGGAAAGGCCCTGCACGGCACCTTCCTCATCGATCCCGAGGGCAAGATCCTCTGGGCTGACATCGCGGCGGATCCCTTCATGGACCTGGATTTCCTGATCAAGGAATCCCTGCGCCTCTTGCGGCTCCATGCGAAGGGCTAG
- the gcvP gene encoding aminomethyl-transferring glycine dehydrogenase translates to MSATSSFLPRHLGPNDAETSAMLETVGHGTLDELISEAVPGGIRMDGAMDLPEPLSETEALAWLRAWMGQNAVLKSFIGQGYHGTITPGVIQRNILENPGWYTAYTPYQAEIAQGRLEALLNFQTMVTDLTGLDVSNASLLDEGTAAAEAVSLALSGKPNGKAIFISDRCHPQTVDVVKTRCEPLGIAVTVGDWQAYDPTAAEGLFAVIVQYPDTRGRIDDFTGFFSQASAAGAVTICAADLMALTLLKPPGEFGADICVGSSQRFGVPLGFGGPHAGFMACKDALKRKMPGRLIGVSIDAQGKPAYRLSLQTREQHIRRDKATSNICTAQVLLAVMASMYAVYHGPEGLKAIASGIHSQALKLRSALLAGGYAVEEGAFFDTLVVETEKAKALVDEAPEHGFNLRFIDASHVGIALDETAMNRDLWAICKLFDVSPVDAADGKGWDASFGRSSKFLTAPAFNAYHSETEMLRYIKRLESRDLALNESMIALGSCTMKLNATSEMIPLSWPEVSSIHPFAPKSQTKGYIEMLTQLENWLAEITGFAAVSLQPNAGSQGEYAGLLAIRRYHESRGEGHRNICLIPVSAHGTNPASAVMCGMKVVGVKCDASGNIDMADLISQTEAHRANLSALMVTYPSTHGVFEETIREITNIIHDAGGQVYMDGANMNAQVGLTSPGLIGADVCHLNLHKTFCIPHGGGGPGVGPIGVAPQLVPFLPGHFALDEKSHAVCSAPYGSASINVISWMYIAMMGAAGLKAATEIAILNANYIAKRLEKCFPILYTGKTGLVAHECIIDCRPLAEKSGVTVEDIAKRLMDYGYHAPTMSWPVTGTLMIEPTESESKVELDRFCDAMVSIHGEIQDIIDGKSDATDNPLKNAPHTTGVICGNDWPHAYTREQAAFPLPYLRTHKFWPAVSRIDNVHGDRNLVCTCDSVEAYAQG, encoded by the coding sequence ATGTCCGCCACATCCTCCTTCCTGCCACGCCACCTCGGGCCCAACGATGCCGAGACCTCCGCAATGCTCGAAACCGTTGGGCACGGCACACTCGACGAGCTGATTTCGGAAGCCGTTCCCGGCGGGATCCGCATGGACGGGGCGATGGATCTGCCCGAGCCGCTTTCCGAGACCGAGGCGCTGGCATGGCTGCGGGCATGGATGGGGCAGAACGCGGTGCTCAAAAGCTTCATCGGCCAGGGGTATCACGGGACAATCACGCCGGGGGTCATCCAGCGGAACATCCTGGAAAACCCCGGCTGGTACACCGCCTACACGCCCTACCAGGCGGAGATCGCGCAGGGGCGGCTGGAGGCCTTGCTGAATTTCCAGACCATGGTCACGGATCTCACCGGGCTCGATGTCTCCAACGCCTCGCTGCTCGACGAAGGCACGGCCGCCGCAGAGGCGGTTTCGCTGGCGCTCTCCGGCAAGCCGAACGGAAAGGCCATTTTCATTTCCGACCGCTGCCATCCGCAGACGGTCGACGTGGTGAAAACCCGCTGCGAGCCGCTCGGAATCGCGGTGACGGTGGGGGATTGGCAAGCCTACGACCCCACTGCAGCGGAAGGCCTGTTTGCGGTCATCGTGCAATACCCGGACACACGGGGCCGCATCGATGACTTCACCGGATTTTTCTCGCAAGCATCGGCAGCCGGCGCGGTGACGATCTGCGCGGCGGATCTGATGGCGCTCACCTTGCTCAAACCACCGGGCGAATTCGGCGCGGACATCTGCGTCGGCTCCTCCCAGCGCTTCGGCGTGCCCCTCGGTTTCGGCGGGCCGCATGCGGGCTTCATGGCCTGCAAGGACGCGTTGAAACGCAAGATGCCCGGCCGCCTGATCGGGGTATCCATCGATGCCCAGGGCAAGCCCGCCTACCGCCTATCGCTCCAGACCCGCGAGCAGCACATCCGCCGCGACAAGGCGACCTCCAACATCTGCACCGCGCAGGTGCTCCTCGCGGTGATGGCCTCGATGTACGCGGTCTATCACGGCCCGGAGGGGTTGAAGGCGATCGCCTCAGGGATCCATTCGCAGGCGCTGAAGCTGAGATCCGCGCTCCTTGCCGGTGGATACGCGGTCGAGGAAGGCGCGTTTTTCGATACGCTCGTGGTGGAGACGGAAAAGGCTAAGGCACTCGTGGATGAGGCGCCCGAGCATGGTTTCAACCTGCGTTTCATCGACGCATCGCACGTCGGCATCGCGCTTGATGAGACCGCGATGAACCGCGATCTCTGGGCGATCTGCAAGCTCTTCGATGTTTCCCCGGTGGATGCGGCGGACGGCAAGGGATGGGATGCGTCCTTCGGCCGTAGCTCGAAATTCCTAACAGCCCCGGCATTCAATGCCTACCATTCCGAGACGGAGATGCTGCGCTACATCAAGCGCCTTGAATCGAGAGACCTGGCGCTCAACGAGTCGATGATCGCGCTGGGCTCCTGCACCATGAAGCTCAACGCGACATCGGAAATGATCCCGCTGAGCTGGCCGGAGGTTTCGTCGATCCATCCCTTTGCCCCGAAATCGCAGACCAAGGGCTACATCGAGATGCTCACGCAGCTGGAGAACTGGCTGGCGGAGATCACCGGCTTCGCCGCCGTTTCGCTCCAGCCGAACGCAGGCTCGCAGGGCGAATACGCGGGCCTGCTCGCCATCCGCCGCTACCACGAGTCGCGCGGCGAGGGTCACCGCAACATCTGCCTGATCCCCGTTTCCGCCCACGGCACCAACCCCGCCTCGGCCGTGATGTGCGGGATGAAGGTTGTCGGCGTGAAATGCGATGCGAGCGGCAACATCGACATGGCGGATCTCATTTCCCAGACGGAAGCCCACCGCGCCAACCTCTCCGCGCTGATGGTCACATACCCATCCACGCACGGGGTCTTCGAGGAAACGATACGAGAGATCACCAACATCATCCACGACGCGGGCGGCCAGGTTTACATGGATGGAGCGAACATGAACGCCCAGGTCGGCCTGACTTCGCCCGGCCTGATCGGGGCGGATGTCTGCCACCTCAATCTCCACAAGACCTTCTGCATCCCCCACGGCGGCGGCGGCCCGGGTGTGGGCCCCATCGGGGTTGCGCCGCAGCTTGTGCCTTTCCTTCCGGGGCATTTCGCGCTCGATGAAAAATCCCATGCCGTCTGCTCCGCACCCTATGGCAGCGCGTCGATCAATGTCATTTCATGGATGTATATCGCCATGATGGGCGCGGCCGGTTTGAAGGCCGCCACGGAAATCGCCATCCTCAACGCGAACTACATCGCCAAGCGCCTTGAGAAATGTTTCCCCATCCTCTACACCGGGAAAACCGGGTTGGTGGCGCACGAGTGCATCATCGACTGCCGCCCGCTCGCCGAGAAATCAGGAGTGACCGTGGAGGACATCGCCAAGCGCCTGATGGATTACGGCTACCATGCGCCGACCATGTCCTGGCCCGTCACCGGGACGCTGATGATCGAGCCGACGGAGTCGGAATCGAAGGTCGAGCTGGACCGTTTCTGCGATGCGATGGTTTCCATCCACGGCGAGATCCAGGACATCATCGATGGGAAATCCGATGCGACCGACAATCCGCTCAAGAACGCCCCGCACACCACCGGCGTCATTTGTGGAAACGACTGGCCGCACGCCTACACCCGCGAGCAGGCGGCCTTCCCGCTGCCCTACCTCCGCACCCACAAGTTCTGGCCCGCCGTCTCCCGCATCGACAACGTCCATGGCGACAGGAACCTCGTCTGCACCTGCGACTCCGTGGAGGCGTACGCGCAGGGCTGA
- a CDS encoding alpha amylase C-terminal domain-containing protein: protein MEEKPDIPIIVQNDPWLEPQTEAINRRTRRFEDALAEIREKSGSLSAHARGHKFSGIHFKAAENQWTVREWAPEAKAVSLIGDFNHWNRGANPMQKKDGGIWELKLPAETLAHGEKVKLHIHGADDSLRDRLPATITRAVQDPLTHDYSGQIWNPPEPYVWKNEFDPSTVTAPFIYESHTGMAGEEPRVHTYREFADEVLPRVKKAGYNTIQLMAVQEHPYYGSFGYHVSSFFAACSRFGTPEDLKYLVDTAHGMGIAMILDIVHSHSVKNMSEGLNDFDGSGHQYFHSGGKGDHPQWDSKCFDYGRPEVKQFLLSNVRFWLEEYRFDGFRFDGITSMLYHSHGNRAFGSYDDYFGDDADEEAILYLKLANELISEIRPGAIVVAEDMSGMPGLCRPNSEGGVGFSHRLAMGIPDHWIKLLKHSRDEDWNLDELWGVLTNRRHGEATIAYAESHDQALVGDKTLAFWLMDKEMYWHMGKDDKHPVIERGIALHKIIRLLTMAFGGEGWLSFMGNEFGHPEWLDFPREGNGWSYHYCRRQWSLLDNPALKYHWLAEWDRDLVNLAKERKLLESAPAQLLHVDHENKILVAERANLIFVINLSPDKSPFGYPISPYRKETHKLLLDSDQAKFGGHARIDHSADYPIDGDGPMKIYATSRTALVFG from the coding sequence ATGGAAGAAAAGCCGGACATCCCGATCATCGTTCAGAACGATCCGTGGCTGGAGCCACAAACCGAGGCGATCAACCGCCGAACCCGCCGCTTCGAGGATGCACTCGCCGAGATTCGGGAAAAGTCCGGCTCGCTCTCCGCCCATGCCCGCGGCCACAAGTTCAGCGGCATCCATTTCAAGGCTGCGGAGAACCAATGGACGGTGCGGGAATGGGCTCCCGAGGCGAAAGCCGTTTCCCTTATCGGTGATTTCAACCACTGGAACCGCGGAGCGAACCCGATGCAGAAAAAGGACGGCGGCATCTGGGAGCTGAAACTCCCCGCTGAGACCCTCGCCCACGGAGAAAAAGTGAAGCTCCACATCCACGGCGCCGACGATTCGCTCCGCGACCGGCTCCCGGCCACGATCACGCGCGCTGTGCAGGATCCCCTCACCCACGATTACTCCGGCCAGATCTGGAACCCGCCGGAGCCTTACGTTTGGAAAAACGAGTTCGATCCCTCGACCGTCACCGCGCCTTTCATCTACGAGAGCCACACCGGCATGGCGGGCGAGGAGCCGCGCGTCCACACCTACCGCGAGTTCGCCGACGAGGTGTTGCCCCGCGTCAAAAAGGCCGGCTACAACACGATCCAGCTCATGGCCGTCCAGGAACACCCCTACTACGGCTCTTTCGGCTACCATGTGTCCTCGTTCTTCGCCGCCTGCTCGCGCTTCGGCACCCCGGAGGATCTGAAATACCTCGTCGATACGGCGCACGGCATGGGCATCGCCATGATCCTCGACATCGTCCATTCCCACTCGGTCAAAAACATGTCGGAGGGGCTCAACGATTTCGACGGCTCCGGCCACCAATATTTCCACTCCGGAGGAAAAGGCGATCATCCGCAGTGGGACTCGAAATGCTTCGACTACGGCCGCCCGGAGGTGAAGCAGTTCCTGCTCTCCAACGTACGCTTCTGGCTGGAGGAATACCGCTTCGACGGCTTCCGCTTCGACGGCATCACCTCGATGCTCTACCACTCCCACGGCAACCGCGCCTTCGGCTCCTACGACGACTACTTCGGCGACGACGCGGACGAAGAGGCCATCCTTTACCTGAAACTCGCCAACGAGCTCATTTCCGAGATCAGGCCCGGCGCCATCGTCGTCGCCGAGGACATGTCCGGGATGCCCGGCCTTTGCCGCCCGAATTCCGAGGGCGGCGTCGGTTTCAGCCACCGCCTCGCGATGGGCATACCGGACCATTGGATCAAGCTCCTCAAGCACAGCCGCGACGAGGACTGGAACCTCGACGAACTCTGGGGCGTCCTCACCAACCGCCGCCACGGCGAGGCCACCATCGCCTACGCGGAAAGCCACGACCAGGCGCTCGTCGGCGACAAGACCCTCGCCTTCTGGCTGATGGACAAGGAGATGTACTGGCACATGGGCAAGGACGACAAGCATCCTGTCATCGAGCGCGGCATCGCCCTCCACAAGATCATCCGCCTGCTCACCATGGCCTTCGGCGGCGAGGGCTGGCTGTCCTTCATGGGCAACGAATTCGGCCACCCAGAGTGGCTCGATTTCCCCCGCGAGGGCAACGGCTGGTCCTACCACTACTGCCGCCGCCAGTGGTCGCTGTTAGATAACCCGGCCCTGAAATACCATTGGCTCGCCGAGTGGGACCGCGACCTCGTCAATCTCGCCAAGGAGCGCAAGCTCCTAGAATCGGCTCCCGCCCAGCTGCTCCACGTCGACCATGAAAACAAGATCCTCGTCGCCGAGCGCGCGAACCTCATCTTCGTCATCAACCTGTCCCCGGACAAATCGCCCTTCGGCTACCCCATCAGCCCCTACCGCAAGGAAACCCACAAGCTACTCCTCGATTCCGACCAGGCGAAATTCGGCGGCCACGCCCGCATCGATCACTCCGCGGATTATCCAATCGACGGGGACGGGCCTATGAAGATCTACGCGACATCGAGAACCGCGCTGGTCTTCGGGTAA
- the lepB gene encoding signal peptidase I produces the protein MEENRAEPGKRRWPGLVLGFFVPGFGLFRAGLPLRAVVWLFGLILLNFMVAVSLAWAAVPVWFAVLGVVIMVCAHVWMLCDGFRPGSMGWRLWLLFIGLFAVLLVIPSPVAAVAGSFRVSTGAMEPTLRGSDSSTGADHVVVDCLSYRFAPPERGDLLVFSTADISGLHQFTGSAPGTVYIKRLVGMPGETIRIEDGKVFADGQPLMEADGIPPFVYRNPMGALPVAMKDGVDLVIGADEYFVLGDNTSNSLDSRYWGGVPKSSVLGKVTMIYHPFSRAGRLAED, from the coding sequence ATGGAGGAAAACCGAGCAGAACCCGGAAAGCGGCGCTGGCCCGGGCTGGTGTTGGGCTTCTTTGTTCCCGGATTCGGGCTGTTCAGGGCAGGGCTGCCGCTCCGGGCGGTGGTTTGGCTGTTTGGCCTGATCCTACTGAATTTCATGGTGGCGGTGAGCTTGGCATGGGCGGCGGTGCCGGTTTGGTTTGCTGTGCTTGGAGTGGTAATCATGGTCTGCGCACATGTTTGGATGCTTTGTGACGGATTCCGCCCCGGTAGTATGGGTTGGCGGCTTTGGCTGCTTTTCATCGGCCTTTTCGCGGTTCTCTTGGTGATCCCATCGCCGGTTGCGGCGGTTGCCGGATCCTTCAGGGTCTCCACCGGTGCGATGGAGCCGACCCTGCGTGGTTCGGACTCCTCAACCGGGGCCGACCATGTGGTCGTTGACTGCCTGAGCTACCGGTTTGCTCCGCCCGAAAGGGGAGACCTGCTGGTTTTTTCCACAGCCGATATCAGCGGATTGCATCAGTTCACAGGGAGCGCTCCGGGCACCGTCTACATAAAGAGGCTGGTGGGGATGCCGGGCGAGACGATACGGATTGAGGATGGGAAAGTGTTTGCGGACGGCCAACCGCTGATGGAGGCGGATGGGATCCCTCCATTCGTTTATCGGAATCCGATGGGTGCGCTTCCTGTCGCGATGAAAGATGGCGTGGATCTCGTGATTGGTGCGGATGAGTATTTCGTCCTCGGCGACAACACCTCGAACAGCCTGGACAGCCGTTACTGGGGTGGTGTTCCGAAATCCTCTGTTCTTGGAAAGGTGACCATGATCTACCACCCGTTTTCGAGGGCAGGGAGGCTGGCTGAGGACTGA